A single genomic interval of Prunus dulcis chromosome 5, ALMONDv2, whole genome shotgun sequence harbors:
- the LOC117628730 gene encoding protein DEHYDRATION-INDUCED 19 homolog 5-like isoform X1, which produces MDVDSWASRVQAAKSLSAAHAARLHYGEDDDDDDEEPAYRISWNEDNHMASEDSEGDDDAKSCFPCPFCYVDIEVPMLCNHLEEEHCFDFKNAVCPMCAANLGKDVVGHFMVHHASSFKHRRKSQKAGLWTGSSAMLGKALLKNGRASAHESAPDPLLSPFICNISFSDPTGIPEDICSNINGPITSSLKSAKSSSPDEGCEKDKEERRQRAAFVQQLITSTVFLDL; this is translated from the exons ATGGACGTTGACTCGTGGGCTTCCAGGGTTCAAGCAGCCAAGAGCCTCTCTGCTGCCCATGCTGCTCGGCTTCACTATG gtgaagatgatgatgatgacgacgAGGAACCAGCTTACAGAATTAGTTGGAATGAAG ATAATCATATGGCTTCGGAAGATTCTGAAGGAGATGACGATGCAAAATCTTGTTTTCCATGCCCTTTCTGTTATGTGGATATTGAAGTCCCAATGCTCTGCAACCACTTGGAGGAAGAACACTGCTTTGACTTTAAAAATGCA GTTTGTCCTATGTGTGCAGCGAATCTAGGGAAAGATGTAGTTGGACATTTTATGGTGCACCATGCAAGCTCCTTCAAG CACAGGAGAAAATCTCAAAAAGCGGGTTTGTGGACTGGTAGTTCAGCAATGCTTGGAAAGGCACTGCTGAAGAACGGAAGGGCATCTGCACATGAATCTGCACCTGATCCTCTCCTCTCACCATTTATCTGCAATATATCTTTTTCAGACCCTACTGGTATTCCGGAAGATATTTGTTCCAATATCAATGGCCCTATCACTTCCAGCTTGAAAAG TGCTAAGTCATCTTCACCAGATGAAGGCTGTGAAAAGGATAAAGAAGAGCGAAGGCAGAGAGCGGCTTTCGTGCAACAGTTGATTACATCAACCGTATTCTTGGATCTATGA
- the LOC117628730 gene encoding protein DEHYDRATION-INDUCED 19 homolog 5-like isoform X2: MDVDSWASRVQAAKSLSAAHAARLHYDNHMASEDSEGDDDAKSCFPCPFCYVDIEVPMLCNHLEEEHCFDFKNAVCPMCAANLGKDVVGHFMVHHASSFKHRRKSQKAGLWTGSSAMLGKALLKNGRASAHESAPDPLLSPFICNISFSDPTGIPEDICSNINGPITSSLKSAKSSSPDEGCEKDKEERRQRAAFVQQLITSTVFLDL; encoded by the exons ATGGACGTTGACTCGTGGGCTTCCAGGGTTCAAGCAGCCAAGAGCCTCTCTGCTGCCCATGCTGCTCGGCTTCACTATG ATAATCATATGGCTTCGGAAGATTCTGAAGGAGATGACGATGCAAAATCTTGTTTTCCATGCCCTTTCTGTTATGTGGATATTGAAGTCCCAATGCTCTGCAACCACTTGGAGGAAGAACACTGCTTTGACTTTAAAAATGCA GTTTGTCCTATGTGTGCAGCGAATCTAGGGAAAGATGTAGTTGGACATTTTATGGTGCACCATGCAAGCTCCTTCAAG CACAGGAGAAAATCTCAAAAAGCGGGTTTGTGGACTGGTAGTTCAGCAATGCTTGGAAAGGCACTGCTGAAGAACGGAAGGGCATCTGCACATGAATCTGCACCTGATCCTCTCCTCTCACCATTTATCTGCAATATATCTTTTTCAGACCCTACTGGTATTCCGGAAGATATTTGTTCCAATATCAATGGCCCTATCACTTCCAGCTTGAAAAG TGCTAAGTCATCTTCACCAGATGAAGGCTGTGAAAAGGATAAAGAAGAGCGAAGGCAGAGAGCGGCTTTCGTGCAACAGTTGATTACATCAACCGTATTCTTGGATCTATGA
- the LOC117628661 gene encoding pentatricopeptide repeat-containing protein At3g48250, chloroplastic, translating into MNRAKAALLKTLGFANALVLTRSYVTTRPICSQVTQFSHLSHFHSDQSSGFHFLNTHQSLFFSSAPNSVLQLVLANQWSAELENELSESYPSLTHDAVIYVLKKLDKDPKRAWDFFNWVCEKNGFKPSSLVFNLMLGVLGHKDSMKQFWITLRQMKEQGFYIEVQTYSAIAERLKKGKMDNDVVAFKHFFERMMKDNATDEVAKKVADVVSGSEWSAGIEKELGELKITLSDNFVVRVLKELRICPSKALSFFHWVGQSSGYEHNTITYNAVARILAQADSIGEFWSVIEEMKGAGHELDLDTYIKITRQFQKSKMMEDAVKLYELMMDGPYKPSAQDCSMLLRSISANDKPDLDMVFRVAKKFESAGNTLSKAVYDGIHRSLTSAGSFDEAEKITKVMRNAGYEPDNITYSQLVFGLCKAKRLEEACKVLDEMEANGCVPDIMTWTILIQGHCAANEVDTALVCFAKMIEKGCDADADLLDVLINGFLKQRKIEGAYKLLIEMVNMTRLRPWQATYKNLIENLLGVRKLDEAFALLHLMKKQSYPPYPDPFVQYLSKFGSVEDAAEFFKALSVKEYPSSAAYVHVFKSFFKEGRDSEAKELLYKCPHHIRKLGEISKLFGSTEGKQTAA; encoded by the coding sequence ATGAATCGAGCAAAGGCAGCTTTGCTCAAAACCCTTGGCTTCGCCAACGCGCTCGTGTTGACCAGGTCCTACGTCACAACTCGGCCGATTTGTTCTCAGGTGACTCAATTCTCTCACCTCTCTCACTTTCATTCTGATCAATCAAGCGGTTTTCATTTCCTCAATACCCATCAAAGCCTGTTCTTTTCCTCGGCCCCCAACTCGGTTTTGCAACTGGTTTTGGCCAACCAATGGTCCGCTGAGTTGGAGAACGAGTTATCTGAGTCCTACCCATCACTGACCCACGATGCAGTTATCTATGTTTTGAAGAAACTGGATAAAGACCCAAAAAGGGCTTGGGATTTTTTCAACTGGGTCTGTGAGAAAAATGGTTTTAAGCCAAGCTCTTTGGTGTTTAACTTGATGCTTGGGGTTTTAGGGCACAAGGATTCAATGAAACAGTTTTGGATCACTCTGAGGCAAATGAAAGAGCAAGGCTTTTACATTGAAGTGCAAACGTATTCGGCAATCGCTGAACGGCTTAAAAAGGGGAAGATGGATAATGATGTTGTGGCTTTCAAGCATTTTTTTGAAAGGATGATGAAAGATAATGCGACGGATGAGGTTGCGAAGAAGGTGGCCGATGTTGTTTCAGGGTCAGAGTGGAGTGCTGGGATTGAGAAAGAGTTGGGGGAGCTTAAAATTACGTTATCTGATAATTTTGTCGTAAGGGTATTGAAGGAACTTAGAATTTGCCCATCGAAAGCTTTGAGCTTTTTCCATTGGGTCGGTCAAAGTTCCGGTTATGAACACAATACTATCACATATAATGCAGTTGCAAGGATTCTTGCACAGGCTGACTCAATTGGGGAGTTTTGGAGTGTGATTGAGGAAATGAAGGGTGCAGGTCATGAACTGGATTTGGACACTTATATAAAGATTACGAGGCAGTTTCAGAAGAGCAAGATGATGGAGGATGCGGTGAAGCTATATGAGCTCATGATGGATGGCCCGTATAAGCCTTCTGCTCAGGATTGCAGCATGCTTTTGCGGAGCATCTCAGCAAATGATAAACCAGATTTGGATATGGTGTTTAGAGTTGCAAAGAAATTCGAGTCTGCAGGGAATACACTCTCTAAGGCTGTTTATGATGGAATTCATAGGTCTTTGACAAGTGCGGGCAGTTTTGATGAAGCAGAGAAAATTACGAAGGTTATGAGAAATGCAGGGTATGAGCCAGACAACATTACATACAGTCAGTTGGTCTTTGGACTTTGTAAGGCCAAGAGACTTGAAGAAGCCTGCAAAGTGCTGGATGAGATGGAAGCAAATGGGTGTGTTCCTGATATCATGACTTGGACCATTTTGATTCAAGGACACTGTGCTGCTAATGAAGTTGACACGGCGCTGGTTTGTTTTGCAAAGATGATCGAAAAAGGCTGTGATGCTGATGCTGATCTACTGGATGTCTTGATAAACGGATTCCTTAAGCAGAGGAAGATAGAGGGTGCATACAAATTGCTTATTGAAATGGTGAATATGACTCGTTTAAGACCTTGGCAAGCCACATACAAAAATCTTATCGAAAACCTGTTAGGAGTTAGAAAACTCGACGAAGCATTCGCACTTCTTCATTTAATGAAGAAACAGAGCTACCCACCTTATCCAGATCCTTTTGTCCaatatttatcaaaatttGGTTCAGTGGAGGATGCGGCAGAATTTTTCAAGGCATTGTCTGTGAAGGAATATCCCTCGTCTGCCGCTTATGTCCATGTTTTCAAATCATTCTTTAAAGAAGGTAGAGACTCTGAGGCCAAAGAACTGCTTTATAAATGCCCTCATCATATTCGAAAACTTGGTGAAATTTCCAAACTTTTTGGTTCTACAGAAGGCAAGCAGACTGCTGCTTGA